The Falco naumanni isolate bFalNau1 chromosome 1, bFalNau1.pat, whole genome shotgun sequence genome window below encodes:
- the LOC121084723 gene encoding cytochrome c oxidase assembly protein COX18, mitochondrial isoform X2 has product MQLENLQPEIKKLAEHLRYEVSVRGKQLGWSEKVARFHFKKNLRRVITELYIRDNCHPFKATLLVWVQIPMWVCVSLALRNCSVGAMSSEVQGQFSAGGALWFTDLTAPDSTWILPVLLGLVNLLIVEIFASQKMDVSRFQKLATNFFRVVSVVMIPVAATVPSSMSLYWLSSSFVGLSHNLLLRSPTFRRLCCIPRTKSDSDTPYRDIVSALTTKYSFKK; this is encoded by the exons ATGCAG CTGGAAAACTTGCAGCCTGAGATTAAAAAACTAGCCGAGCATCTTCGCTATGAAGTTTCTGTTCGTGGAAAGCAACTGGGTTGGTCTGAAAAGGTGGCCAG gTTCCACTTTAAGAAAAACCTGAGGAGGGTTATTACAGAGCTGTACATTCGAGACAACTGCCATCCCTTCAAAGCCACGTTGCTGGTGTGGGTACAGATCCCAATGTGGGTTTGCGTGTCCCTCGCTTTGCGCAACTGCAGTGTTGGTGCCATGAGCTCAGAAG ttcAGGGACAGTTTTCAGCAGGAGGAGCGTTGTGGTTTACAGACCTCACGGCACCAGATTCTACGTGGATTTTGCCAGTTTTACTTGGGCTCGTGAATTTGCTGATAGTGGAG ATCTTTGCTTCGCAAAAAATGGACGTTTCCAGGTTCCAGAAGCTTGCTACAAATTTCTTTCGAGTGGTGTCAGTAGTAATGATCCCTGTGGCTGCAACGGTCCCCTCT TCTATGTCGTTGTACTGGCTGTCCTCAAGCTTCGTGGGACTCTCGCACAACCTGTTGCTGCGTTCTCCAACCTTTCGTCGGCTGTGTTGCATACCAAGGACCAAATCTGACTCTGATACTCCTTACAGGGATATAGTGTCTGCCTTGACTACCAAATACAGCTTTAAGAAATGA
- the LOC121084723 gene encoding cytochrome c oxidase assembly protein COX18, mitochondrial isoform X1: protein MWRLARPGWRAAAAPVAAGSGGPGGPGGWYEQLAQSVPVHWAEEGLAAVQAAAGLPWWATIVCSAALLRTAVTLPLAAHQGRLLAKLENLQPEIKKLAEHLRYEVSVRGKQLGWSEKVARFHFKKNLRRVITELYIRDNCHPFKATLLVWVQIPMWVCVSLALRNCSVGAMSSEVQGQFSAGGALWFTDLTAPDSTWILPVLLGLVNLLIVEIFASQKMDVSRFQKLATNFFRVVSVVMIPVAATVPSSMSLYWLSSSFVGLSHNLLLRSPTFRRLCCIPRTKSDSDTPYRDIVSALTTKYSFKK, encoded by the exons ATGTGGCGGCTGGCGCGGCCGGGCTggcgggcggccgccgcgcccgTAGCGGCGGGGAGCGGTGGtcccggcggccccggcggctgGTACGAGCAGCTGGCGCAGTCGGTGCCCGTGCACTGGGCGGAGGAGGGGCTGGCGGCGGTGCAGGCGGCGGCCGGGCTGCCCTGGTGGGCCACCATCGTGTGCAGCGCCGCCCTGCTCCGCACCGCCGTCACCTTACCGCTGGCCGCGCACCAGGGCCGCCTCCTGGCCAAG CTGGAAAACTTGCAGCCTGAGATTAAAAAACTAGCCGAGCATCTTCGCTATGAAGTTTCTGTTCGTGGAAAGCAACTGGGTTGGTCTGAAAAGGTGGCCAG gTTCCACTTTAAGAAAAACCTGAGGAGGGTTATTACAGAGCTGTACATTCGAGACAACTGCCATCCCTTCAAAGCCACGTTGCTGGTGTGGGTACAGATCCCAATGTGGGTTTGCGTGTCCCTCGCTTTGCGCAACTGCAGTGTTGGTGCCATGAGCTCAGAAG ttcAGGGACAGTTTTCAGCAGGAGGAGCGTTGTGGTTTACAGACCTCACGGCACCAGATTCTACGTGGATTTTGCCAGTTTTACTTGGGCTCGTGAATTTGCTGATAGTGGAG ATCTTTGCTTCGCAAAAAATGGACGTTTCCAGGTTCCAGAAGCTTGCTACAAATTTCTTTCGAGTGGTGTCAGTAGTAATGATCCCTGTGGCTGCAACGGTCCCCTCT TCTATGTCGTTGTACTGGCTGTCCTCAAGCTTCGTGGGACTCTCGCACAACCTGTTGCTGCGTTCTCCAACCTTTCGTCGGCTGTGTTGCATACCAAGGACCAAATCTGACTCTGATACTCCTTACAGGGATATAGTGTCTGCCTTGACTACCAAATACAGCTTTAAGAAATGA